In the genome of Candoia aspera isolate rCanAsp1 chromosome 4, rCanAsp1.hap2, whole genome shotgun sequence, the window AGAATACTTTATAGGGTAATCAATATGTTTCATAGGCTCAAATATATTCACAGCTCAAGGAAGATAGACATAACATCTCACTCAAGTCATCCTGGACTCCTGATACATCCAGATTCGGGTTTGGCATAGCATAAAAACTCTTCTGATatgtttttctgacttcccagctTAGTCTACAATTTTTTGGATCCCTGCTTAATTTTTTCTGAGTCATTAAggttagctaggtgctgccatcttgGGGCCAATCCCCTAAAACTATCTTCTTGAATCCTAGATTTATTTCTCAAAGCCCTTCAAATCCTGTAGTGATAATGAAGGTATTTTAGCCATAACCTCTCCATATGTGGGAAGCCCTGCACTGAACTACCCACTGAGGGCATTTTTTAAGCTCAACTGGCAGGTTGGAGGAGCCATTTTGGAAGGTGCAAGCGGGGAAGGATAACCCTCCTATCCCTGGGTGCTGGGATCAGCTCCCCCCATCCCCACAATCTCTACCTGAATAGCAATTGCTTTAAACATATCTTTATTTTGGCATCCATAAATGTTTTTTCTTAAACTGAAAGAGGCAAGGGACAATCAATCATCTTTATCTATGCTAAATCAGGTTTGTTATTTGGATGAACACCATTCCAGTATTGTAATAATTCCATCTTGTTGAGCACTGAAGTCTATAGTTCTTCACCCTCTTACATGCTCTCCTCCTTCACAGATTGTGGGCAACCAAGAATCTCTTCCCGAATTGTTGGAGGGCAAGATGCCCCTGATGGAGAGTGGCCCTGGCATGTCAGCATTTGTCTGGATCACCATCCTATTTGTGGCGGCTCCCTCATTGATGAACAGTGGGTGCTGACAGCAGCTAGCTGCTTCCACAGGTAAGTATCTGATATACTCAACTGTTGCAAGGATGGGTAATAATTGTATCTATACAATGCTTCATGGTTTCAGGAAGACAGAGTCCAACTGATCAGTGTTAGATAAGGACAAGCTTGTAAAAGAGGGGCAAGCTTGTAATGCCGCCAAGAATCAGGCAGTTTtattatttatcgtatggcacattcacatcacagttcaatagaataaaaacacaagagataaaatacaaaatataaaatataaagtataaaattatagacatatgtctagattacaaataaatttttttgcttcatttgtcgcATCCCGGAAATTGGCGAAATCTCCATTATAGGCTctattttggcactctgtcactatatgttggatagttCGTTTTTCAGGCAGTTAATCAGGGAGCAGAAGATGACAGAAAGCCCCTGTCCCATTTTATTGGATGAGCTGAATTGCAATTGGCCACTTTTGTCACATGATATCACCTCATTTTATTGCAGCTAATCTGCAAATGAACCTGCTTAGGTGGTATTGAAATTAGGAAGTAAAAGAAATCCATTGGAAATTTCTTTTATCCTAAAATATCAATAGGAACGACTCTGGGTTGTTCCCCAGCAGGGTCCATGGTTGGAGCAGAAAAAGTCTTTTTTACATGTGCTGATTCCCCCTGTGGATACTGCTAAGATTTGGAGCCATAACCTGAATCAGCTACTTTTGTTTAGTCTTGCCTGGAAGTGTTGTAAAAGAATCTTATACTTTTGGCtggtttatgtttttaaaatattgtgacagagttaaaaataaagtaaaataataaaataaaataaaaacttattAGAGTTAATTTGCAAGGGAGCTGAGGTAGGAAAAAGATGTATATTTCAATCAGTGGATGAAAAATGGTAAACTGAGGAATATATGTGCAAAACGCATGAAATAGCCTGACACAATCCCAGCTACCTCCTTGTGCAGCTAGAGAGGATCCACGTATAGGGCCCTGATCACCCTTTTGTGACAGTTTACTCCTCCCTGATTGCATATACATAGCAAGCTTCTATATATTCAGTCAGGCCATGGACCACTGAATGGGTTCAGACAATAAGACAGCCATAATTCAGAGTACTTGATTTTGGCATATCTCACCATGTAAACTCAACCATTCTGGTTTGTAAGGTTTAAACTTACAATGGGAACCAAGTCATTCATTGTTTATTCTGCAAACCATGAGGTCCAGCTGAATTTCATCTTACCAAGATGGGTCCAAGGCTGGTGGAAATATTTTCAGCACTGAGTTGGTGGATGACAGAGGCTGTGAGTCTCCATGTATAAAGCGTCTGTTTTTCGATCATTGAGCTACACTTCTCCTCTGGAGAATGAATAGGAAGGATGAATGAAACATCAGTTTCAGAATAAAATATATCCTCACAAAATTCCTAATCCattaaacagaagaaagaatCCCTAATTTAACTGAAcaatttctttccccctttttttttctgtttgaaaataaaacaaaaaaacttaaAGCTACTTTTTCACTCCTCCTTTGCTCTGTTTTACAGATCCCATTCCACTGAAAAATATGTTGTGGTGCTCGGTGCCAATCAGCTCTTAAATCTCTCCCAAAATGTGGCAACATCCAATGTGGTAAAGTTGTTCATTCCCCCTGACTACCTGGGCAAGGTTGGCTCTCCTGCGGATATTGCTTTACTTAAACTGGCATCACCCGTGCCCTTCACCAGCCACATCCTTCCTGTCTGCTTGCCAAAGTCCTCTGAACAGTTCTCCGGTGATGAGAATTGTTGGATTGCTGGATGGGGAAATACTGAAAATGGTGGTGAGGAATCTTCTTTTAGCAGTTTATTGAGAGTAAATGGACTTTCATCCATGTACAAATTAATAGAATCATGTGGCAAAACAAGTATGGAGAGCCCACTTTTTTTaccatatactgtagatacagTTTCCAGAAGCTCATCATGACATAAATTTTAGGCTCAAATTATGTACATCCACTCAGTATACAGTTAACTCTAGTGCTCCTGCCTTGCATGATTGTGatctcccttctctctttctatctcctaCAGTACCCCTGACAGCCCCATTAACTCTACAGGAAGCAAAGGTGCCTATCATAGACCAAAAGACCTGCAACAGCCTCTTCAGTGCTTCCCCAGTTGAAGGCATGGAGAAGGATCCTGTCATGCCTGATATGATCTGTGCTGGTTATCCTCAAGGCGGGATAGATGCCTGTAAGGTACAAGGTCCACAAACTGTTCTTCATATCCACAGCCCACAATGAAAACTGTCAAAGGAGGGCCAAGTCTGGTTTCCTTCTAAACTGGTCCAAAGCCAAAGAGGACAGTGCACGTTGGGTAGGAAAGGGAATCACAGCAAGTGCCGGTTGCATTGCTCTTTATTGTATAGGAGTCTCATCatctttcagatctggtagccatatTTTATCCACAAAAGCCAACATTTCAGAGGGATATTTCCTTCAGCAGGGAACAACCAGAACACAGACTCATCCTTTGCTTTCAACAGCAATCAGTTAATTTTATCAGGCATCACTTAAAATACTTAAAGAATTAGTAAAAATGAAACTGATTGTGTTAGCCATTTCTGCCTAGATGTTTAAGTCTGCCACCTTGAAGTTGAGTGATACCGTGAAAAGGAAGTAATGATAATGACAATAATAATCATATCATGAAATTTAAATGTTGGTAAGAACCATTTGAAAACCATTGAATCCAACCATCTATTCCATGCA includes:
- the LOC134496094 gene encoding serine protease 27-like — encoded protein: MLKTLPLLLAVWLLQLIVTEGAPASQPDCGQPRISSRIVGGQDAPDGEWPWHVSICLDHHPICGGSLIDEQWVLTAASCFHRSHSTEKYVVVLGANQLLNLSQNVATSNVVKLFIPPDYLGKVGSPADIALLKLASPVPFTSHILPVCLPKSSEQFSGDENCWIAGWGNTENGVPLTAPLTLQEAKVPIIDQKTCNSLFSASPVEGMEKDPVMPDMICAGYPQGGIDACKGDGGGALVCKVGRRWTQAGIVSWGVGCAESSRPGVYTSVPFYSFWIKDKIRTE